GTGCCTGAGTATTGTAATtactaaaataacattttgtcCATAATGATACCTTAGTAATAGATCTTAGTCATTTGAGGTTAGCCTGGGGgaggaaatatttccttccaTTTAATGGAATACTGTACTTTATTAGTCCTTTCCCTGCCATATATTTAAATGTTCTATAATAAATTAATGTGATGTCCCCAGGGCAACAAACCAGCAAACCTTTCAgacagctgctggagctctgtgttTACATGGAGAGCAGCAAAATCCTGTCTAATGGAGTGAGAGAGGGGATGGGGCCGATTTCCCAGGTGAGGATTTGCTGATgggctcctctgctgctggagacgTAAAGGTTAATGGCTCATGGTGGCTTGGGCTGGGCCAGAGTGGGTGTTTAAACATTTCTGACTGTTGAAACTGAGCCTCAGCCTATGGAGAGTGACACCTGTTTGCATTTCGAGCGTGACTGAGTTATTTGCAAGCCAAGCAAGTAATTGCAGTGAATCAGAGGGGCTGCTCTgaactgaggtttttttaaagtgaaagttGCTGTGTTTTTACCTTGTGCAATGAACAAACCAcggcttctgcttttttcctgcagctgagcGAGTTAAGGAGGAGAACCTGGCAATTGTCTGCATCCCTACATCCTTTCAGGTAAGTGCTTTCCTCCTTTGCTTCCTGCCAGTCCAGACACTCCTGCAGGGGATcttccctgggctgtgggaggcCACCTTGCCTCTCTGTGGTtcacagtggtgtgaattaaCCAAAACCACCAGTGAAAGCAGACGTGGTGCAGCCCTGCAGATAGACCTCACAAAGAAGGTGATGGTGCTGTGTTAGCCTTACctgagctcagggctgggaagTATATTTTGAGCCAGTGTGGTAAGGCTGGTTGTGTCAGGGTTGGTGCGGGGCTTTCTCTGGATCCCAGTTGTGGGAAAATGCTGCTTAGTGGTGAACCAGACTCGTAGTGCAAAGCTCACTGGAGACACTTTGTCTCCTTGGAGTCTGTATCAGCCCTGACAGCTGTAAAGAATAATAGCAAGCTCTTGTGTTTTCAGAGGGAACTTCAAGTGCATCAGCTGGATTTGATAAGAAATTGCAGAAGAGAAATTGGCTTAACCTCTTGTTTGCTGTGCAGCCTTTGAAGGAATTGGTTCATACCAAGCTAGATGCTGAgggggctggagggagagggagaaccTGGCTTGGTGGTGGAatacagagctgctggggaagctTCTGAGCATCTCCCATGCCTTTGGCAATTGGCTTTGGTCTCTTTGCCTCTGTTCCCTCCctctgggcagggagaggtgacGTGATGGGGATCACCTGAGGGTTTTTCAAGGCTGGGTGGCAATACTGAATTGGGCATGTGTCCTTCTCATGGTCCTGGTGTGGACCTGGGGACTGTACTTTTGTCACCACCTTGTCACCATGAGGACAGTCAGGCAGCATGGCAGGTGGGGCAGAGCCTGTCCTGTGAGGTTTTCAGGGACTGGGTGGGtaaagccctgagcaaccttggagctgaccctgctttgacCTGGAGGTTGGATAGAGATCAACCTGAATTATCCTAAAATCTTAGGAAAACTTAACATCCTCTTGCTCTGCAGTTGTTTAAGTGTGGGGGTGACAGGGCTCTCTCTTCCTAGCTGTTGCAAACAGCCAGTGGCCAGCTGGGGTACAATGCAAGGTGCTGCAAAGgccagaaagtgaaaaaagataaaaaattaacCTATATCAGTACTTCCATTGCTTATATAGACTGTGGTGAGAGTCTGTCTTTGATCTAAAGTCTAAAATGATTCCCATCCTGAAATGCCATGTCCCCTTTGAATCTAGGAGAAGTGCTCTGAGTTCAGTCATTAgttcttaaagaaaatattgatgAAGCTCTTGTAGTGAGCATGGGCTGGAGCCTGTCCTGCCTTGAAATGTTGTCATAGTTCATTTAACATCACCGAGTTTCTTACCAGTAAAACAAAAAGGTTGCTGttaaagagaagagagagatcatACACTTGCAGGAGCCAAAATTCCCAACACAGGGCTGCCTTGTATCTTTTGCAGTCTCTTAGACCTCAACCAGTTCTGAGTGGCGTGTTCCCGGGCCagcaaaacagcattttattttcactatgCACAGGTGTAGATGGCTGCCTGAGGTCACTGGCAAGGAAGAGTTGGTTTCAGTGGGCTTTTATACTCCTCCCTTCCCTGTTGTCAGGTCATTAATCCAACACCATGAGTAAAGCTAGATCAGGGTAAGTATCTGTCCCCTGGCGTTTGCGTTGTCTCTTTTCACCAGGCCGTGTGCTGAGAGTCCCACGGAGTGGGACTGTTCCTGCCAAGTGCTGTGCAGTTACCACCACTTTTCCCTCAGTTATGGGAGATCTGCTTTTGGTTCCCACTGCTCCCATTGCCTTgcaagcagagcctggagagaGCCAAGCCACCTTGTTGCCACACCACTGACTCTAAGCCTGTTCAGGGTCTGGCCTGCATGTGCAGCACAGTGTTTCTCAATGCTTTCCATTTCCCAGATCCCTGAAATCGCCTTACGTGGGCACCATGTGATGAATGCCAACCCACTGATTTTTATTCCTTACATTTTGTGGGTCCTTAGGGCCCCACAGCCCATGGGTGTTAAAACTGCATGCTATGAAATGCCATGATAAACTATTCAAGTCATATCTCATTGCCAGGAGTGCCACCTGCTAATTCTAATGTTTCTGGGCTGCCAATACCTGTGGCTGATGCACTGTGTTAGTGTTAGTGGGTAGAATTCAGGGGAATCAGCTGATCCAGGCTATTGCACTGGGGTTTCTTGGTCTAGCTGCAGCCTGGTAGCAAGTTTGGACTCGAGCAGAGTCTGTGCAAGGAGGGAGTATCGCTTGAATAATGATTTGTAACATAGAAAATTCAACCAGTTAGAGAttctgcagatgacaccaagctgggtgggagtgttgatctgctggagggcaggaaggctctgcaggggatctggacaggctggatggatGGACCAAGGCCAGTGGTTCTGAGGTTCAACAAGGACAAGTGCTGGGTCTGCACTTTGGGCACAACAgcctcctgcagagctccaggctgTGGGCTGAGTGGCTGAAAAGTGGCcaagcagaaaaggacctgggggtgctgatCAAtagtggctgaacatgagccaagcaagatgtgcccaggtgggcaaggcCATCGGCCCCTgcctgtgtcagcaatagtgtggctgcaggaccagggcagtgattgtccccctgtgctgggcactggtgaggtcacaccttgagtgctgtgtccagttctgggcccctcaggacaagaaagccactgaggggctggagtgtgtccagagaagggagcagagctggggaagggtctggagcacaggtgtgatgaggagctgggggggctcagcctggaggagaggaggctcagggggaaccttattgctctctacaactccctgacaggagggtgcagccacgtgggggttggtctcttcttccAAGCAGCAAataacaggacaagaggaaatggccccaagttgtgccaggagaggtttagattggatattaaggAAACTGAGAAGGTGGTCgagcactgaacaggctgcccagggcagtggtggagtcaccatccctgcagggatgtaAAAGACATGTGTCACTTGGGGACctggtggcctgggcagtgctgggttaatggctggacttcATGTTACTAAATCTGCCTAGACGATTCTGTGACTCCCTGTTTAAGCTGAGGGACTGAGCCAAGGGCAGCTCTGGGTGCCCTGTGTTGCGTTACCACTAGAGGGAAACACACGGCCACTGCAGGAAACGTAGATCGGAGCCACCAAGTAGCTGTTTCAGCAGCTTCCCACACTTTTCCCACGAGTTAtgcttctgtttgtttattttttagctTACTTccaatatgaaaaatattttctttgttagtTCCACATTGCTGTGGtgtaaatgtttaattttcttggtCCCATTTTTCAACTGAAGGAGATAAGAAGGGCTGGATGGGTGTGAGGGAGAATGATGTCCAAGCTGAAACAACGTAGGATTTAAAATTCCATATCTGCTTGATGCACGTGATTCCCACCAAGCTGATGAGGCCTCCTGCTATTTAGTATGGAGAGACCCAAACCCAGGAGTCCTGTTGCACCGTCTGAGCATTTTAGTTTAAATCAGCAGCAGGATTTCCTTTTGATTaaactgctctgctctggaaacaTCAATTTCTCCTTGCTGTGTGTTCCCACTGCAGCCTCTCCACCAGCTCAGAGTGGAGCAGTGGAGCTCTCCCAGGGAGGCTCCGTCCTTGCTGCAGCTAGAGAGTGACACCATgagtctgttttcctttcctgccacTGGTAACTGGTGTTTGTTGTCTTCTTGGTGCACAGGCCCGTCAGCTGATCCTGCAGAACGGCTTAACACTGAGTGACTTGGACCGAAATCCAGAGGTAAGTGGGACCATGGAGCTGAGACCTCACCTGACCTTCGTCTCAGCTGGTCATTCAGAAAGTGTCCAGGCTCCTTTGTCCTCCCCTGAGGCTGAGTTTGGGCAGCCACACTGCAGAACAGGAGTGAGAATTTGAGTTAGGACAacaggaaatggcctcaagttttGCTACAGGAGGTTTAGAtcggatattaggaaaaatctcttcactgaaaggttGGTCAAGtactggagcaggctgcccagggcagtggtggaatcagcatccctggaagtgttcaaaaaacatgtagatgtgatgcttagggacatggtttagtggggACCTGGCAGGGTTTGTTgagtggttggactcaatgatcttagaggccttttctaaccttaatgattctatgattttaacaggtttagtttatttttcccccaagttCTCTCCTAGTTCTTGTCCTTTTAGATGGCAAGAAGGCTGCTTGGTTTTGTTGCCTCCAGGTGCTTGGCATCTCTTCCAAGATGAGGCCTGAGGCAGGGATATTGCTGAACTGTCAAAGATTTTTCCTAGGAAAACCCTGCACGCTGGTCCTTAAATGACACCAGAGGATAAAGGAGATGTGCCTTTCAGGCCAGCAGTTGGTTTGGgtttctcttcctcctgctttcaCATGCCTGTGGTTTTTAGAGGGGCTTGGGTGGTCTCAGGGTATCCTTGGGTGGCCCATCAGACACTCTGCTCAGGCTGGCACCAAGGTGCTCCCTGCTCTGGTGACATTTGTGACTGCTGCTTGGGACCCACCACCCCTGGagctgcaccaggagcaggGCCTGGATGCTGCACAGGAGGGGTTTCCACACcaattttctcctcttcccacagcTTGATGTTGCCATCGATGGAGCAGATGAGGTGGACTCTGACCTCAACCTTATCAAAGGTGGCGGGTGAGCCTTGCTgtccatctgtctgtctgtcccagAGCTGGTGGTGGGGGCTCTGAGCATCCTTGTGTGGCTGTGGGTGTCTCTGGGGTGGGCTGGAGAggatcctgtgcagggctgtgtgtgcaccCACAAGGGGAGATGGCTCCTGGCCAAGGCTGCCAGGGACAAGGGGCACAAAGTGAGGGGTGAGGATAAGGAGGATAAGGTGTGGGGCAATGCCAGcaccaaaaccagcaagaaCATGATGGAGAGGACTGGACTTCAAGGCCATTAGGCACAGTGGGGAGCAGTctgatgttttctgtgttgtctttattttttcccccttgcagTGGCTGCTTGACACAGGAGAAGATAGTTGCAGGATTTGCAAAGTGCTTCATTGTTATTGCTGATTACAGGTGAAGATATTACTGTTCATTATACCTTTTTCCTCCATGGGAGGTTTCAGATGGTGCTGTGTTAGGCCATTATTGTCATTCCAGTGGTTAGAGGAGAGCAGGAATGGGTGGAAATGAGCCTGGCTCCCAGTACTCCAGCAATTCAATTTATcttttttgcttaatttttaactCAGCAGGCCTGCTTGGGAGTCAGCAGAGCTTGTGGGGCAGTGGCAGTTCTGCTCTTTGAGCTCAGTGAGTGTCAGCATGGGATAAATTTTCCAGCCATGGGGCTGTGGAAAAAACAACTCTTGTTCTGCTTGTCCAAAACATGTCAAAACAGGGCTTGTGACTGGATAGAGCATCGTGTATGGCTCTTGCTGCAATGGGCACACATGGACTGACCCTGTGTCCTCCTGAGCCTTGTGCCTGAGGGGTTTTCAAAGGGCCTGGGGTGACGTCAGTGGTGTCAGCAGTGTAATGTCCAACACTAATCCCACCTCAAACTGTGCCCTCAGGAAAAAATCTGACAACCTTGGGGAGCAGTGGAAGAAGGGGGTTCCCATCGAGGTCATCCCCATGGCTTATGTCCCTGTCACCAGAGCCCTGACCAAAAAATTCGGCGGTGTCGTGGAGCTGCGGATGGCTGTTAACAAAGCAGTGAGTGTCCCTGGCAGCCCTGCTTCCCCTGAGGAGCCGTCTGAACGTGGGCAAAGGGAGCACCAGAGGTCTGGCCCTTCATCTAGTGAAATCTGGGCTTTCACTCCCATGAGTGGCATCTTGTGTAACTCCTCCTTACTACAGTTACTCAGTTGGGTATTTAGGGGTTCAGGCTGCTGCTCATTGAAAGCCTCTCTGGCCATGACCCCTGAAGAAACATCccggagcagggagcagagggattgCCAGCCTGGGTCTGACCTGCTGCTCTTGGGGCTGTtggggggctgcggggcagTCTGTGCTGCCAAACAGGGCCCGAGGTAGGGATGATGGTTTCACTGACAGGTTTATTGTGGGGACTGCCCCAATTTACTTGAAGGATGACTCTAAAccactgcagcagggacagctggtCCCAGTGAGGGCTGTGACAATCCCTGGCTGGGATCAGGAGACATGGGGCTTATGTCATGACAACTGGGTTTGCTTCCAGGGCCCTGTGGTGACAGACAATGGGAACTTCATCCTGGACTGGAAGTTTGACAAGGTTCATGAGTGGCGTGAAGTGAACAGCGCTATAAAAATGATACCAGGTGAtgtctgtgattttttaaaaaccacaaaagctgGCTAAGGCTTGGTGTGTGACAAGTAACCTGGACTGTGGCAGCTCTCCTCTAGATATGAGGAAATGTAGTGTGTGTGTATTTGCTCTCCTCCTGCAGGTCCCTACATTTGTTTCTACTCAAAAGATAAGTCAGCTCAATTGGTACAACTGTGCCCATGTGGCTTTTTCATATGGTGGTGAAAACCTGGGGTGATCCTGGTTGATGTTGACACTGCTTCCCATTAGACACAACAGTCCTGTCCTCTTCCTTACTCTCCTTGTGCTCATTTATAGAGTGACTTTTAGTGGAAACACTGGTGGAGGGAGGGTTTGCACTGTGCTGTGGTATTTTCCAGAAGGTGCTTACAGCCCTGCATTCCATTCCCATTGGGAGGCCCTCCACGTTCACCTTGCTGTGAGGATAAAGTACCCAAGCTCTTGCTGGGCTCGAGTAGCAGTGCTGAGTGCTCTGTTTGCaaacaaagcagcctctctGCAAGGACACTGCTGAATGAGTTAGGACGCCTGCCTTGCATGAGACCTGCTGCCCAGgccagagctgcctctggaCCATCCAGGTCTGCCCAGGGTCACTGGATCTCTCTGAACTTCAGGGAAGCAGCATCTGGATGTCTCTCTGGTTGTCTTGGCAAAGCCTGCCCCTGGAGTCCATAACACAGCTGCCTTCACTGACTGCTCATGTGTTGCCAGAACATGCAGGAACAGGTTGGGATCTTGTTGCACAAACCCCAGTGTCCCCACAAAGCAGCCATATATTGTCCTGGCTCCACAACTGAAACACCAGACCAGGCAGAGGCTGGGTGAAGAGTCACCAGTAACTTCTAGTTGTTTCTGGTCAGTGGTTTTGCTTCCCTCCGTAGTtcttatcacagaatcacagaattgttggGGTTGCAAGGGATCTCTGGTGACCACTGCTGGTCTGGGCTGCCCCTGGTGCAGTGCTCCATATCCTAATCCACTTGCTGCCCTTGGCTGTACAAATGTCTCTATTATTGGAGCTGCTTCTGTGCAAGAGGCAGACAGTGCCTGGTTACTCTGCACAGCAGGAACTTCTTCCCTGCATTGTTTTTGGTTTAGAAAGGAATGGTAAATGATGGGACCTGTTCCATCCTGTGGGCGTGGTCCCAGCACTGTTTGCTGCTCAGAAATGGATCTGCTAAGGGAAGAAGAGCTTCTTCCCCACCCAGAAGTGGATGAGCCTAAATGTGAGGCTGTTAAAGCCTAAATGCAGTACCAGTAGAAGGGTTTTGGCCACCTTGTGCTTGTGGTAGCCCTTGTCCTCCATTTCTATCCGCCTTCCTGGCCTCTGGCTGTGTCTCAGTGATCACTGTGAAGTTAGGAGCACCCCATAATTAAATGCAGCCAAAAGTACATATGCAAAAGGGCTACAAATTGCAGAGGCAGTACCAGAGCTGCTGAATCTTAACATTTGAACAAGTGTTATCCAGGTGATCTCTTACAGGATAGTCTTTTAGATGAGTTTAAAGGCAAAGGAAGTAGTCCCTAATCCTGTGGGTGTCTGTagcttcctcctgctcccatgGGTCATCAGATggtagaaaatgcttttctcatGATTGTGTTGGTGCAATAGTGGTGGCTGGGGCAGCATGAACGTCGCGGGAGCTTTGGGAGTTGTTTCTCAGTCTCTGGAGAGTTTTTGCTGGGAGTGGCTGCATGGCAAAGACTTCCCAGAAGCTCCGAGTTTGGCTGATACAGGTTGGACACTTCTCCAAACCTCTGATGGAGGCACTGGTGGTTTTTATTGAGCAAAaccacaggcagagcagaggacaCGAGCGCAGGGGTGGCTCTGGCAGTAACCAGTGACCTCTCGTTCCGCAGGCGTGGTGGAGACGGGGCTGTTCGTCGACATGGCTGAGGTGGTGTATTTTGGGATGGAGGACGGCTCCGTCAGCGTGCGGGAGAAGCAGCCCTGCTGACAGGGCCCTGCCACGGGGACTCAGCTGTTGTGATGGTGCCAACCTGACGTTTTGCCTTAAGGAGCAGCGGCTGTCGCAGGAGACCCGCGGGAAAGCCCATCTGAATCCGCTGACGTGATActgaatgtctttttttaaaaaaacaaaaaacaaaaacaaacaaatgaacaaacaaacaaaaaaaaatagattctatttctatatatatatttttactttacaggaatgttgtctttttttaatgagtcGTTTCAATGAATTGCTTTAAcgtttttattttgttttctaagaaaTACTTACCAAAAACAGTACTccctggttttgtgtttggaaggtttttttctttttcttgaagagAACTTGAACCCTTCTGGTTGCTCATAGTGCTTAACGATGGAGGTCAGAAATACAATCCTAATGCATCATTCCTAActgtcctggctgggagggtgatATATGTCACAGGAGCACATCCAGTTGGGACCTGCTGATGCCTTATTTGGAACCTTTTTGGTTCAGTATtttatgccttttatttttctataccACTGTTTTTTAATAGTTCAGGATGTCTGGTTGTCCTCTGTGCACATGACAATTCTCTGAGCCTAGGGTGGTCTCTACATCCCCCTCTCTGGGACACTAATAAGGGCCTTTTCTGGGCTTCTGTATGGAGGAGACATTAATCCTTTGAGCCAAACTCTGCTCTCAGTTAATTCAGTACCTCTGATTAAAGTCTATCCTGTAGCTGGAGATGTTTGGGACTTTGTCCTTGTAGACCAAGAGCAGAACTGGGTGCTTGATGAAGTTTACAGGAGCATATTTTAGCAGCTTAGGGCAGTATGGAATAGTGTTCAGTGGCAAATGATCTGATTTGGAATGAAGGTTAATTATCGCCCCTCACGGCTGGTTGATTTGTGGAAGGATAGAGCAGAACGCACAGGAAAATGGAGTCTTCCTGCCTAAATTTTTCACGTGTAGCAGGAGAGAGACACTCGTTTAACATCTCATTTTTGGTGTATAGGTGCTTTGCATGGTTCTGATGTTGAAATGCAAGCCCTCTCCTTGTGTTTTAGACACTGAAATAAAGAGCTGTTATACCAGACTTGGTGGTAATTTTGTTCTCAAAGTAACTTATTTTGTGGATAATGGGGCAGATCATGGTCAGACCAACTTCTGCTAATTTCCCTCTTGCAAAAATCCCTCACTCAGGCCAAATCCACCTTTCtgcatttgatttctttttgcttatttaaaattaaCCAGATTGTCTGGTCAACACTTATCTGCAGTGCTTTCCTCAACAGACACTGTCTTCAATTTGCACGTCTAAAACCTGTGCATCTAAATCCAGCTCTTGTACTGAGCAAACCGCCAGCAGCTTGCTGGAAACACTGGGATTTCTTTTCCCGCAAGCCTGGTGTTGCAGAAGCCATTTGCAAAGCCCTAGCCCTGGCCAGGGGCtgttttcagatgcttttgGGCTCCTAATGTAATCCTGGATAAACAGAGAGCAATCAAGCACAGCTTTGTGCCCAAGTGCCTTCTCACTCAGCGTGCTGCTGGAAATGAGATTAGCGGGAGCGAGTGCTTCTGTTGACTCTCCTCTGTCTGAAATCAAACAGCTCCTTCTCAAAAAGCCAATAAACCCATTACTGCACCATTACTTTCTGGCCCTGGACCAGCTGTGATCTCATTCAGCTCTGTGCTTAGCAGGGGCTCCTTAGGTCTAAGCCTGAAGATGGGCAGGTCTGATTCCGGAGCTGCTCTGGGTACTTGGGCTGCAGGTTGATCTCATGGGAGCTTTTGCAGCAGATTCCCCTGCTGGGGTGGGACTTTGAGTGGGTCTTGGGCACAGTGTGCACTGTACCACACAGCTGGAATTAAAATGTCTGTGTGGAATTAAAATCCCTGAAATGCTGGAGAAAATGTGGTGTCTGAACCCTTGTGCAAGCTCCCCCAGCTCACATTTGCTGAGCCAGTAGACGGGGTTTGACTTAAGGGGCTCCTAGGAATGGTCATGTCCTTTCCCTTGGAGGCTGCCAGGCTCCCTCATCTGTCATGACCACCCTCATCTTCATCTGCCAGCACGTTCAGGTGTGGTGCAGGGAGTCCATCCCCTCCTGGGGTGGCTTtgtgccctggccctgccctgccaccaACACTGCCTGCTTACACTGATGCTCAGCTGCCTTGTCACGAGCTTGTTTGAAGAAAGTGAAGTGTACAGGCAGCAGGGGTATTTCTAATCCCTGGTCCTTGCTTTTCTAGGCTATCACCATTATTACATGTATTTTTGGAGAGGTAACAGTTTATAGATGATCATGCCATGGTAGATCTCCAGCTGAGGGCAGGCATTGCAGCTCCCTGTCACTTCCTGGGGTAGAAGCAGCTCCCAAGAGCTCCTGGGCTTGTTTGTTGAACTTGATTTTACCACCTTGGCTGGTTTCACTGTTCAAAGGGCTCTTTAAAGATCCTTTGGAAGCCTTTAGAGAGGGGGCTGCCAGGTCTATTCCATGCTTCTCCCTTCCACCTTGGGAAGAAAAGCGGggatatatttttagaaatggcattgggaaaaaaatgctatcAAAAGCAGGTGGAAGGAGGTGTCCTTTTACACCCAAGGCAGGCTGGTTGTGGCTATTTAGGGTGCATTCCTGCAGTGGGTTCTGTTACCTGCTGTGGTCCAGCCCCACCACGTTGCCTTTCAGGTTGTGCAGAGTGGGTAATGCACAGAGATTTACCATTAGCACTGAATTATGGATTAACTTGGCCCTGGAGGAAACAAACGTTTCATGAAGGAGCAACAGCAGCGCTAAAATTAATGAGCAACAGAGGTAATAAAACACTAGTcccattcagaaaaaaaaaaaagcaatataaataTAGTAAGAGAGTGCATCAGATTCAATTTAATTAACCTGTGGTTAATAGGTTAAATAATTAAGATGAATTAATTAAACTAACTAGAAAGAAATTGTGTTTTGTTAAACCAACTCACCTTGTTCCATGTTATATAGAAAATATTGCTATCTGTCAAGTTATTATAGTCAGTGTAGGATGGGATTTATGTTCTGACATAATTACTGATCTGAGAAATGTGACATaaaaagaggtgaaaataaTTAAGCAGGCAGCATAGAAGATGTGTGCTCTGGGTATTAAACCAAACTATTACAGCTAAAGTGATGAGGAAAAAATCAGCATAGCACCACCAGTGATAAAAATTAGCTGTGAGGAATATTAGTAAGCTGTAATATGTATTAATATCTTTTAAACATAAAgccagattaattttttatctGTGTGGATTTAACAAAAAATTGTGTAATGACAGTGTCTTTGGTCCAGCTGCACCAGgaatggaggaaaaggaaagatgtCCTAattttcaaagtgatttttcaaatttatcCAGCCTTTTGAATCCtcaaaaaatgtctttgcagttttatttcactCAGTACATCAGCAGAAAGGTGATGCATTTCAGACTGAAGATGAACTTAAAGACCTAAAACTGCCAGGTTTTTGTACCGAGAACTTGTGAAGTTTATTCATTTCCCCTTCCAGTAACTTTAACAGGAGTTTTATCATCCCTGTAACTCCATAACTCTGGTAGCTGAGAccagggggttttttttcagcgCATGAGActttttcagtttgtatttttaCACCTACCAATACAAACACCTCTTACACTTCCTTAATGACACTTCTAGTCTTGTGAAAATCATGTCAGATCATTGAGAGTAAATGTAGTGAGCAAAACAGTAAAGGAGCAGTGGCTTGGTTTGACTACAGGAAATTacataaactatttttttagtGAAAAGAGGAGACTTTGTACGAGAATGTGTGAGTGAAAGATAAAACCATCAATCatgctggaaagcaaaatgcttctgCTGATTTATGTTGTTTCTGGAAGTCAGTAACAGAAAGATGAAATTCAGCAGAAGAACAAAAGCGGCTATTGAGCCAAATACCTCAGATCTGTAAACCTCCCAAGATTCAATATTCAATATTCAAGTTCACTCAGGGATATtgaattagaaatattttttatcacaCTAAATTCAAAGTTCATCTCATGCCATActgttaaaaatacatgcacatGAATTTGATCATGCAAAAAAAGGCCCAAAGAAGCTGAAGTGCCTGCTAACTGGAATGATCTTTTTTATTGTGCACCAAACTCTAAATTCCCTCGTGGTGGTCTTTCAGTGCAGgattaattaaagaaaatactacatCAAGTATCCTTTCTACTTATAAATGTCTCACAGGTTTGTGTAATCTCTTACTGAAGCTATTGCTAGAATTCCTTATAGATCAAAACCTCTAATTAAACATTAATtcccttaaaatattttcaaagcctTAATTTCAGTAACTTGCAAGTTATTTGCCTGCCACAGCACACTGTCTTCTTGTAATCAGTATTTAATAACCTGTACAGTTTAATCCCAATGTAATGTATTTGGCAATGgcaaatgaaattgaaaaacCCTGCTGTAAATCTAGATGGTACACTGGGATGCTTTTATTACTATCTTAATTTAttgctggaaaggaaaagacagtCCTGCCTTCCTTTAACCCTTAAAAGAGTATTAGAAGAGGAGATTAGCATTCTTTCCTTTACTTTTATACAAAACTTAGTGAGAGCTGGACCACATCAGTGAAGAGTCAAATGCGTAAGTACAGCTC
This window of the Corvus cornix cornix isolate S_Up_H32 chromosome 4, ASM73873v5, whole genome shotgun sequence genome carries:
- the RPIA gene encoding ribose-5-phosphate isomerase, with the translated sequence MRLPGRLALLRSTPLAARPPGRVRTGRAAARRGFSRGRLGGTMAEEAKKRAAFAAVDKHVQNNQVLGIGSGSTIVHAVQRLAERVKEENLAIVCIPTSFQARQLILQNGLTLSDLDRNPELDVAIDGADEVDSDLNLIKGGGGCLTQEKIVAGFAKCFIVIADYRKKSDNLGEQWKKGVPIEVIPMAYVPVTRALTKKFGGVVELRMAVNKAGPVVTDNGNFILDWKFDKVHEWREVNSAIKMIPGVVETGLFVDMAEVVYFGMEDGSVSVREKQPC